The following nucleotide sequence is from Cryptosporangium aurantiacum.
CGTTGGCGGCCATCGCCAGCGACGTCGCACCGGTCGCGCAGCCGGTGAACACCGCGCGGCCGGGCACTCCGGTGAGCCCCAGCAGCCCGACGATCGCCTCCGGGTTCTTCACCTCCATGCTGCCCGCGTAGAGGGCCTGGATCGCCGACCACTCGATCCCGGCGTCTCCGAGAGCTTCGACGACCGCGTCCTCGCCCATCTGTAAGGCGGACTTGCCGGGGTAGCGGCCGAACGGGTGCAGCCCGACGCCGATGATCGCGACGTCACTCGGTGCCATCAGATGCCTCCTCGACCGGGGCGAACGCGTAGAGAACGGTCTGGTTGCCGGTGGCATCGGTGCCGAACGGCACGATCCGCAGTTCCATCTCCTGGCCGATCCGCAGCTTGGCCGGGTCCGGCTCGGTCAGCCGGGCCTCCACCCGCAGCGCACCGGGTAGTTCGACGTAACCCACCGCGAACGGCTCGAAGGAGTCCGCGTCGTCGTCTCCGGCGTAGGGCGGGGACGGTGGCCGGAAGCGCTGGGTGGTGAACGTCCACAGCGTTCCCCGGCGCGGGAGTTCGACCTTCTCCAGCTCCTCGCGGACGCCACCGACCAGCTTGTACGGACGGTACGGAAAGACCAGCGTGCCGTCCGAGGCCAGGCCGCCGAGCAGCGCGGGGTCCTCGGAGGGCCAGGTGAAGAGGCCCTCAGCGAGGGGTACCTGGTCAGTCATCAGGAACGTCCTTCCCGGATCGACGCGAGGTCGGCGACGAGCCGACGATGCTGATGGGGGGTGCCGAAGAGGACCGCAGAGCCCCGGGACCGCTTCACGTACAGGTGGGCCGAGTGCTCCCAGGTGTAACCGAGGCCGCCGGCGATCTGGACGAAACCCGACGCGCAGGTGGTGTACGCGTCCGCGCAGACCGCCGCCGCCACCGCGGACACGAGGTGCAGCTCTTCCGTCCCGACCGCGCGGACAGCGGCCCACGCCGCCGAGCGAGCCGTCTCGACCGCGACGAGCATGTCCGCACAGCGGTGCTTGACCGCCTGGAACGATCCGATCGGCCGGGCGAACTGGACCCG
It contains:
- a CDS encoding Zn-ribbon domain-containing OB-fold protein — encoded protein: MTDQVPLAEGLFTWPSEDPALLGGLASDGTLVFPYRPYKLVGGVREELEKVELPRRGTLWTFTTQRFRPPSPPYAGDDDADSFEPFAVGYVELPGALRVEARLTEPDPAKLRIGQEMELRIVPFGTDATGNQTVLYAFAPVEEASDGTE